The Pygocentrus nattereri isolate fPygNat1 chromosome 2, fPygNat1.pri, whole genome shotgun sequence genome has a window encoding:
- the LOC108410550 gene encoding piggyBac transposable element-derived protein 4-like produces the protein MEARKRLSSAEEDGGEEEESDAEAVRETDSESSVCSYDSEEEEAFLEGEDLLLDRDYSDEDSNEEWEPSKSSERKRAKPASSPSAKKRKTIPVPLTPPSTSSGSLSEGPCSTPMSSSDKCKGSISKRTSKPRSSSAIKCPLQAASGGDDEEDMWHDISEEDKQPDLPSFQPQRPPGPQLLSCTSYTPLELFKLFMSMSVVEKMVENTNAHAEKRAQAGKRYTWYPLTVEEFYTYIGLIIYMGFTPLKRFSDYWSEKSIYRLPFPRSVMSRNRFLAITWNLHLCNLEKDEENMCKKGTPGYDRLFKIKPLYMDLLSACQTYFQPSRELSVDERMVASKARIGLKQYIKDKPTKWGYKLFVLADSATGYIWNFFVYEGKSKLKTKNGLGYDSVTQLVNHPLLGKGYKLYMDNFYTSPKLLSDLYAAKTLACGTIPMNRQGFPRTRCHDMPRKAARGTIRWIRRGELLFVKWMDTREVVLCTTMHKAYDGDNVSRRVKDTKGIWQVSQVPIPCAVQDYNKNMGSVDLSDALFGYCNVLHKTKKWYKTFFYHFIDIAVVNSFIMHKELSKANSRETVTLKQFRETLATDLTKTLTRLAPLQLPLAGDECYPDFFSEDSRVGRRACELCKQDGKKVKTSAFCMKCRVPLCLMPKRNCFLQWHQEGLHYIG, from the coding sequence tgattACAGTGATGAGGACAGTAATGAGGAATGGGAGCCGAGCAAGTcatcagaaagaaaaagagccaAACCTGCGTCATCACCATCAGCCAAGAAACGCAAGACCATCCCTGTTCCACTGAcaccaccatcaacatcatCTGGCTCCCTGTCTGAGGGGCCATGCTCCACCCCTATGTCAAGTTCAGACAAATGCAAAGGATCAATTTCAAAGAGAACATCTAAGCCGAGGTCCAGTTCTGCAATAAAATGTCCTTTGCAAGCTgctagtggtggtgatgatgaagaGGATATGTGGCATGACATCTCTGAAGAAGACAAACAGCCTGACCTTCCCAGTTTCCAGCCACAGCGTCCTCCTGGCCCACAACTCCTCTCATGTACATCGTATACTCCTCTTGAGTTGTTTAAGTTGTTTATGTCCATGTCTGTGGTTGAAAAAATGGTTGAGAATACAAATGCACATGCTGAGAAAAGAGCACAGGCTGGAAAAAGATACACCTGGTATCCTCTTACAGTTGAGGAGTTCTACACCTACATTGGCCTCATCATATACATGGGTTTTACGCCACTAAAACGATTCAGTGACTACTGGAGTGAGAAATCAATTTACAGACTTCCCTTTCCCCGCTCCGTCATGTCCAGGAACCGGTTTCTAGCAATAACATGGAACCTTCATCTTTGCAATCTGGAGAAGGATGAGGAGAACATGTGTAAAAAAGGAACCCCAGGGTATGACCGGCTGTTCAAAATAAAGCCTCTGTACATGGACCTGCTGTCTGCATGCCAGACCTATTTTCAACCTAGCAGAGAGCTGTCTGTTGACGAAAGGATGGTGGCATCTAAGGCCCGTATAGGGCTAAAGCAGTATATAAAGGACAAGCCTACAAAATGGGGATACAAACTCTTTGTGCTTGCTGATTCAGCCACTGGGTACATCTGGAACTTCTTTGTGTATGAGGGAAAGAGCAAACTTAAGACAAAGAATGGACTAGGCTACGACTCAGTTACTCAGCTTGTGAATCACCCCTTGCTGGGCAAGGGTTATAAACTGTACATGGACAATTTTTACACAAGCCCCAAGCTTTTATCTGATTTGTATGCAGCAAAAACACTTGCATGTGGCACCATCCCAATGAACAGACAGGGCTTTCCACGCACCAGATGCCACGACATGCCCAGGAAAGCAGCAAGGGGAACAATCCGCTGGATTAGGCGTGGTGAGCTTCTGTTTGTCAAGTGGATGGACACCAGGGAGGTAGTTTTATGCACCACTATGCACAAAGCATATGACGGAGACAATGTGAGCAGGAGAGTCAAAGACACTAAGGGCATCTGGCAGGTGAGTCAAGTCCCTATCCCGTGTGCAGTCCAGGACTACAACAAGAACATGGGTAGTGTGGACCTCTCAGATGCCCTGTTTGGCTACTGCAATGTGCTACACAAAACCAAGAAGTGGTACAAGACCTTTTTCTACCATTTCATTGACATTGCGGTTGTGAACAGCTTCATAATGCACAAAGAGTTGTCTAAAGCAAACAGCCGGGAAACAGTGACACTCAAACAGTTCAGAGAAACCCTTGCAACTGACTTAACCAAAACGCTCACCCGCTTGGCTCCACTTCAGCTGCCTTTAGCAGGTGATGAATGTTATCCCGATTTCTTCTCGGAAGACTCTAGAGTTGGGAGAAGGGCGTGTGAATTATGCAAACAAGACGGCAAAAAAGTGAAGACCTCTGCTTTCTGCATGAAGTGTAGAGTGCCATTGTGCTTGATGCCTAAGCGCAACTGTTTCCTGCAGTGGCACCAGGAAGGGCTTCACTACATAGGGTAA